Proteins found in one Epinephelus fuscoguttatus linkage group LG4, E.fuscoguttatus.final_Chr_v1 genomic segment:
- the fkbp4 gene encoding peptidyl-prolyl cis-trans isomerase FKBP4 isoform X2, with translation MEGEDITPKKDGGVLKLVKREGTGTELPMTGDKVFVHYVGTLLDGTHFDSSRDRGEKFSFELGKGQVIKAWDIGVGTMKIGELCQLICKPEYAYGCAGSPPKIPPNATLVFEVELFEFHGEDITDEEDGGIIRRIITKGQGYTKPNEGASVEVTVEGTYEGRVFDERELKFEIGDGENLGFPIAVEKAIMAMEQGEEALISVKPKYGFGNEGNAKYNIPGGATLQYKIKLTAFEKAKESWEMNTVEKLEQSSIVKEKGTQYFKEGKYKQASVQYKRIVSWLERETGLSEEDEKKAKSLRLAAHLNLAMCFLKLQESSQALENCDKALELDASNEKALFRRGEALFGMKEFERARDDFQHVVQLYPANKAAKSQVVLCQKRIKEQHEKDKRTYANMFQIFAERDSKKEAEKVKTESKENGDDAMEVENGEKEVAGEAKA, from the exons ATGGAAGGAGAGGACATCACACCAAAGAAAGACGGGGGCGTTTTAAAG CTTGTGAAAAGGGAGGGCACGGGCACAGAGCTGCCTATGACCGGCGACAAAGTGTTTGTACATTATGTGGGCACACTTCTGGACGGTACTCATTTCGACTcaagcagagacagaggagagaagttTTCCTTCGAACTGGGCAAAG GGCAAGTAATAAAGGCATGGGACATCGGCGTAGGGACGATGAAAATAGGGGAGCTGTGCCAGCTCATCTGTAAACCAGAATATGCCTATGGATGTGCAGGCAGTCCACCCAAGATACCCCCCAATGCCACTCTTGTTTTTGAG GTGGAACTGTTTGAATTTCATGGTGAGGACATCACTGATGAAGAAGATGGAGGAATCATCCGTCGCATTATTACTAAAGGGCAGGGATATACGAAGCCTAATGAGGGAGCTTCTGTTGAAG TGACTGTGGAGGGTACCTATGAGGGGCGTGTATTTGACGAGAGAGAATTGAAGTTTGAGATTGGAGATGGAGAGAACCTTGGCTTCCCAATTGCTGTGGAGAAAGCTATCATGGCTATGGAGCAGGGAGAGGAGGCCCTCATCAGTGTTAAGCCTAA ATATGGCTTTGGGAACGAAGGCAATGCAAAGTATAACATCCCCGGCGGAGCAACACTGCAATACAAAATCAAGCTGACAGCCTTTGAGAAG gcGAAGGAATCGTGGGAGATGAACACGGTAGAGAAGCTGGAACAGAGCAGCATTGTCAAAGAGAAGGGAACACAGTATTTTAAG GAGGGGAAATACAAGCAGGCGTCAGTGCAGTACAAAAGGATTGTGTCATGGCTGGAACGTGAAACTGGGTTGTCAGAGGAGGACGAGAAGAAGGCGAAATCACTGCGGCTGGCTGCACATCTGAACTTGGCCATGTGCTTCCTTAAACTACAGGAGTCGAGCCAAGCCCTAGAAAACTGTGACAAg GCTCTGGAGTTGGATGCATCTAATGAGAAGGCTCTGTTCCGAAGGGGAGAGGCACTGTTTGGGATGAAAGAGTTTGAGAGGGCAAGAGATGACTTTCAGCATGTTGTTCAACTGTACCCTGCCAACAAGGCTGCCAAGAGCCAG GTGGTTCTCTGTCAGAAACGTATCAAGGAGCAGCATGAGAAAGACAAACGCACCTACGCCAACATGTTCCAGATATTTGCAGAGAGGGATTCAAAG AAAGAAGCCGAGAAGGTGAAGACTGAGAGCAAAGAGAACGGCGACGATGCGATGGAAGTTGAGAATGGAGAAAAAGAAGTTGCGGGCGAAGCAAAGGCATAG
- the fkbp4 gene encoding peptidyl-prolyl cis-trans isomerase FKBP4 isoform X1 — MTMTAEEQTSEGQHTIPMEGEDITPKKDGGVLKLVKREGTGTELPMTGDKVFVHYVGTLLDGTHFDSSRDRGEKFSFELGKGQVIKAWDIGVGTMKIGELCQLICKPEYAYGCAGSPPKIPPNATLVFEVELFEFHGEDITDEEDGGIIRRIITKGQGYTKPNEGASVEVTVEGTYEGRVFDERELKFEIGDGENLGFPIAVEKAIMAMEQGEEALISVKPKYGFGNEGNAKYNIPGGATLQYKIKLTAFEKAKESWEMNTVEKLEQSSIVKEKGTQYFKEGKYKQASVQYKRIVSWLERETGLSEEDEKKAKSLRLAAHLNLAMCFLKLQESSQALENCDKALELDASNEKALFRRGEALFGMKEFERARDDFQHVVQLYPANKAAKSQVVLCQKRIKEQHEKDKRTYANMFQIFAERDSKKEAEKVKTESKENGDDAMEVENGEKEVAGEAKA; from the exons ATGACAATGACTGCAGAGGAACAGACAAGTGAAGGACAACACACCATCCCAATGGAAGGAGAGGACATCACACCAAAGAAAGACGGGGGCGTTTTAAAG CTTGTGAAAAGGGAGGGCACGGGCACAGAGCTGCCTATGACCGGCGACAAAGTGTTTGTACATTATGTGGGCACACTTCTGGACGGTACTCATTTCGACTcaagcagagacagaggagagaagttTTCCTTCGAACTGGGCAAAG GGCAAGTAATAAAGGCATGGGACATCGGCGTAGGGACGATGAAAATAGGGGAGCTGTGCCAGCTCATCTGTAAACCAGAATATGCCTATGGATGTGCAGGCAGTCCACCCAAGATACCCCCCAATGCCACTCTTGTTTTTGAG GTGGAACTGTTTGAATTTCATGGTGAGGACATCACTGATGAAGAAGATGGAGGAATCATCCGTCGCATTATTACTAAAGGGCAGGGATATACGAAGCCTAATGAGGGAGCTTCTGTTGAAG TGACTGTGGAGGGTACCTATGAGGGGCGTGTATTTGACGAGAGAGAATTGAAGTTTGAGATTGGAGATGGAGAGAACCTTGGCTTCCCAATTGCTGTGGAGAAAGCTATCATGGCTATGGAGCAGGGAGAGGAGGCCCTCATCAGTGTTAAGCCTAA ATATGGCTTTGGGAACGAAGGCAATGCAAAGTATAACATCCCCGGCGGAGCAACACTGCAATACAAAATCAAGCTGACAGCCTTTGAGAAG gcGAAGGAATCGTGGGAGATGAACACGGTAGAGAAGCTGGAACAGAGCAGCATTGTCAAAGAGAAGGGAACACAGTATTTTAAG GAGGGGAAATACAAGCAGGCGTCAGTGCAGTACAAAAGGATTGTGTCATGGCTGGAACGTGAAACTGGGTTGTCAGAGGAGGACGAGAAGAAGGCGAAATCACTGCGGCTGGCTGCACATCTGAACTTGGCCATGTGCTTCCTTAAACTACAGGAGTCGAGCCAAGCCCTAGAAAACTGTGACAAg GCTCTGGAGTTGGATGCATCTAATGAGAAGGCTCTGTTCCGAAGGGGAGAGGCACTGTTTGGGATGAAAGAGTTTGAGAGGGCAAGAGATGACTTTCAGCATGTTGTTCAACTGTACCCTGCCAACAAGGCTGCCAAGAGCCAG GTGGTTCTCTGTCAGAAACGTATCAAGGAGCAGCATGAGAAAGACAAACGCACCTACGCCAACATGTTCCAGATATTTGCAGAGAGGGATTCAAAG AAAGAAGCCGAGAAGGTGAAGACTGAGAGCAAAGAGAACGGCGACGATGCGATGGAAGTTGAGAATGGAGAAAAAGAAGTTGCGGGCGAAGCAAAGGCATAG